The nucleotide window GTCTCGTGCGAGCTGATATATGTTGCGGCTCAAAGGAGTGTTATGCTCTACGGGGAAGCGGAACCGTGATACCGCTTTCTTATGTGTACGCGTTCTTGAATATCATTAAccccttgaccttgatggaTACGGGGATGTAAAGTCCAAGAGCCGGAGGCAATGGTCCGTCGACATGGGATGCTGCTTGACGAGTGTGGGTTTCAATACTCAAGCACTATCGTCAATCCATAGCACCATGCTTCTACAATAGGTATTGCTCTTGTGTTAACTTGGACAGTCAGGACATTGATGCTATCTTCTAGAGTAATAAACTCGTGACCCTTTTCATGCCTGATATCATGAGTTGTTAAACAGTAAAAAACCAACAGTAATGATGTCAATAAACCTGACATGGAGTTTCCATCAACACCGTGCCATTAATATATTTTGAGGGCATTGCTGCCAAATGTCAAGAACGATCGCTAGGCCGTAATGCACCGATTTTATGCAAATTTGAGAAAAACACAACAGTGCTTGCTTCGGGAAAGGGTATCTGATGTGAACGATGGCGCGATGTGCTGCGTGAGCAGTACGTAGTTGTGGTGAAAGCCATTACTTTAATTGTGACTTGCTAGGATGTGACAGTAAGACCGATTTGGTATGAGAGGAAGCGAAACGTCATAAAGCGTAAAGGCGTGAGTTGGCGCAGTGATGAGAGATAAATATCGTAATTCGTGAGTGTTGTGTATATGTGTTTTTATCCGCAAACTAAGAGAGCCGGATGTCATGCCGGAGAGCCAGGATATGGAGAGCCGAGACTAGAGAGACTTGCGATGCTGGAGCGATTGACACGTTTTCGTTTTAGAGCTTGGTAATCCTTTTTGAACGAGGATATGCATCTTTGAAGTTCTTTGTCTGGGTGTGCTGGCATTTGAATCTCGACGGCTTTGAGGCAGATGCGGAGATACTGaagttcatcatcatttTCGCGCAATTCTTGCTCGCTGTTGTTTGTCAGAAAGGTGCTGAGAATAGGGTAGTAGGTAAACTTACAGATGAGCTATTCGGTTTTGAAGAAAGATGATGCGCTGAGCAGCACGTTCAGCACGCTCGATGAGCAGACCTTGGATATGCTGCCGGATATGTCAGTATATGGATAGTCGAACagagaaaacaaaaaacGTACGTCGGactcttcttgtcgagcCTTGAGATTTGTGACCAATTGTGACATCTCTTCGTTGAGCTGAGTAACTTCTTGAATaaccttcttggcctgagcAACAGTCATTCCCATGTTGGCCGGAGGTTCCGGTTCTGGCTCCGGTATTGGCTCAGGATCCCTTCTAAGTGATGCTCCCAAATCTGAGAACCGTGTCTTGAACGCGGAACCTGGTGTGCTGAAAATTGATTCACCAGGGCTGCACATATCCAGGCTCAATCGTTGATGCGCTTGCCGCGGCGATGGTGTGGAAGGTAGGGAAAATGAGACGGTCTTCTTAAGCATCTTTGTGCCCTCCAGCTGATCCAGTTGCGCGGTGAGAATATCGACGCCACTATCGTCGAGTAAATCATCGTCGCCTGAAGTGAGCTCATGCGCGAGCTGACTCAACCTCTGCGCCAAAACATCGCGACTGTTTCGCGGGCGATGGGTCCGACGAACAGAGGGAGAAGTGTTGTTTGGTGAATCGTTGATTGAAGATAGTCTTGAATGGCCAGAGATGTCCCTTTTGTGAGGACTCACCCGTCCTGTGGAGAATCCGAGACTTGAAGCCACACTCGGGCTGGAGAGTAATGAAGGCGTTCTCAATCCGGGAATGTCTTGGTCCGGGGCAGAGTCATTGTCGTCGTGATATCGATTGCGAAATTCATTGCGATAACCGTTGCTGAGGTTTCCGTAGGAGAAATAATTGGTGGCTGGTGTAGTGGCGGTAGAGGATGAATTTGAGAGAGGTTGTTTTCGATCCGGCGTCGAGAAGATGAATTGCTGATCCGAGACTGCAGACGCCTCGTCAgcctcagctgcagctgcagcgagAACAGCAGCGGTATCCTCGTCGATAGCAGCGAGATCCATGATTTGATCGAATGTAAAGTGGTGTGTTTATGTTGATTTTCTTTCAGTGGTGGTAGCAGCACCTCGGGCAACGGCAgcggcaaggcaaggtacgGGACGTCAAAGATAGATAGCGGCACCAACCTCGCGTCTCACGTCTAGTTAATGCGAACTCTTTACCTTTTGAGAGCTTCAAAAGACCTAAAGGAGACCAACGCCAACGACGTGTTCAAGAGTGGAGCCCTTGGAAGGGATCCCAGCTTCACCGACTCGATTCGACTCGCCCTGGGAGGCTGGACACGTCCACAGTCCACAGTCGCAGGGCCAGGCCGGACGTCCACCAACAATAGCCGGGCTTGACCAGCGCAAAGAAAAATTAAGGGCCCCGCGTGGGCCGCAGTGCAGGGAGGAGACCCAGGTAAGAAAGGGGCGCGAAAGAACAAGCGAAAGTAGTCGAGAAAGAAGCGAGAAAAAGACGATGAACTCTAGTTATCAATAGAAACTCAACTATAGCGAGAAGCCACCAAATCTCCCCGTTTGGCTTCGACACGGGCGCCGTTGGTTTGACTTTGGCCGAGTATGGTAACAGTAACATTTTCCTAGTCCTTGAGGCGGGGAATtgtggccatgatgggaCGGGAGATGGAACTGACCCATATTTTGTCCGGTCCAATCAGATTATCCTGAAATCAAGATACGTCATCTTTTCACGTGTTGGCATTTGCTACAGCTCAGTTTTAGACGCCCAACTGAGTCTCTCGTTGAGTTGTCAGTCATAGGTTTCAGAACGATGCgccttttttttcctttgttGCTGGGCATCAATGATGCTTCTGTCTCAGCCCCTTTCAACGAGAAACATCGCAAACAGTAAGTACATCACGTGACTCGGTCAGTTCTCGATCGTGGAACCCAAACCATCTGAGTATCTCACCAACCACGAAGCACATGAAAGTGCATGCATGAACGACAAGTCTTGACAAACATCAAAGCAACACTGGCTGGACCATGTCGAGGCTCTATATAAAGACTCGATAACCCTCATCTGGTCAGGCACTCCCTGTCTAGGTCTATGTTCAGTGATGTGCTGTGCGTGCCTGTGCTGAGGTGTGGGGTAGTTAGTTCGACTCGAGAGCGATCTCCCCAGACCAAGTTGGGTTCAAAGTCTGGGGAAGTTGCTCTTCTTTGCAGTCAAGTTAACcaagatgagaagatgatgcatTGAATCGAGATTCTACCCGTGGACTTGCTTGTTTCCTCCGGCAGGGGCTATGTAATGCAACAAAGATCCTCGTGATACTGTTCCAAGCAGTGTCAGATCAGGATTGACGTATGAACATCCGGAGTAGCATGTCATAACCGCCATATGCGATTCTACAAACTTTTCAGATACGGAATCTGTAGGACTCTGGTCGAATACAAGACCCTTGCTTCAAGAGCTGAGGTTTGGCACATCTACGGTAGCACCACCACTTGGAGTACATAGCCTAGGTCTAGGCCGAGGTCTTTAAGCCCTTCTCCCTCAAAAGCATGGCCGTAAACCTACAATTCATTGGTAAAGTCTTGCAGAGTGGTCTGTTGTTTATATGCGAGTCCATTTCCGTGGCCTGACCTTGCCCGGGGCTTCGCCGAGCTGAGAGGTCCGTACCCCGACATTAAAGCTCGGAGACCGGCGGTGATGAGGGGAAGTGGAAATAACAGGCTTCAGTTAATTTGCTGGTTCAAAGTCATGATATGAATATTTATTGAGTAAAATTCATGATTATGGAACTCAATAGATGCTTGGTCTACTCTATCAACTCCCTTGGACCGTAGTCTCGAGCTTGAATATGTAAAAGTTGCTCCATGTCTCCGTGAATGTGATGcagcttctccatcatgtGCCATTTACCCCTCTGGCCTAGAGAAATACTTCTTCCCCATACTTGATCCCACTTGCAACCGTGCAAGCTCAGATTACAATGGCAGCAATTGGACAGTTCCTCCACTAGAATGACGTTCCgttcttaaagtaaagaaggaAATGGTCCCCCCGGAATCATCATTAGGTTAGATGCTCATTCAGTTCCGTCCGAGCACTTCCGTCTTCTTCCACCTTGGctcgtctcttctctcaactCTCCTCCGAGTTGTTCCATTTTCATGTGCGCGCCTGGTTTGTCTCACGCGACACTGTAATAGcattgttttttcttttctaaaTTCTCCGTCGTTCAAGGCACAAGATAGAGAGACCAACCAAAGGATAGCATCTGCCTTTACCTTGCGTACCTCCACTCTCCGGTCACTGCCTCGGCTTCTCCCGCTATTTGCACGCCTCTTTACCATTCGCGGGGCCGCCATCCATCATTGATACTCTGCACTGCTCTTCCACTCTCCATATCTTGTCCTCGACTCACATcatcctttcttttctcttccccaCTCGCCAATTCTTTCGAACGATATAGTCGCTCGACTTCTCTCGTCTTGACTCTTCAATGACGACGCCGTGAGCTTGTCTTCCGACCTTTCAACTTCCTCGGACGCTCTTCCGCAGCGGGAACCCGGTCTCTCCCTCCGTCCGTCCGAGTCTGCCTCCGAGTCCGATTTCTCTTTCTACAACATCGTCACACTCTATTCTACCGCCTTTTTTTGCTCTCTGATTCGACCCACGGTTGCCCATCATGTCGTGGAAAGCTTCAGAGCGTCTGATGGATACTATCCGTCACTATGCTCGGTTTCCCGCCACTGGTGTCAGCTTGCGCCAGATGGTCCAGTTCGGCGAGAAACCTTCAGTCGGTATGTTTTTGCTCGTTCCCGTGTCCATTGAGCACATTTATTGACTTTGGGCTGCGAAAGGAACCCTATTCCGAGCTTCTCAGTTCTTGGCCGAGGAGCTTCCAATCCGTCTAGCTCATCGCGTGCAAGAGCTCGACGAGCTTCCGGATGGCCTTAATGAGATGCCCTCTGTCATTAAAGTCAAAGATTGGTACGCTCAATCGTTCGAGGTATGCGTCTCCGAACTCAATTGCCAAAGCCCGCAGTATTAACTCGACCGGTAGGAAATCACACAACTACCTCGGCCACAGTTACCCTCGGATATCCGAAGCCGCCTCATGAAACCCAGCAAAGCTATCGGTCGCAATGCTTTCCGCCTTCCTGCCGCAACCCCCAATCCTTCTATCGACGAGGGTGAAGCCGACGGTTGGGGCGGTCTTCAGAACGACAATGGCAAAGCCAAGGCCGCTGCGCGCCGATATTTTGCTATCGTTGACGACTCGAGCGACTGGCCCGCCGATCTTCACCTGTACAACCAACGTTTTGCTCAGACTCTGCACCACATCAAGCGCCGGCACGATGGCGTCGTTACCACAATGGCTCAAGGCATCCTCGAATACAAACGCCGTCGCCAGCGTATGCAGATTGACAGCACCATCCAGTCCTTCCTCGACCGCTTCTACATGTCTCGTATCGGTATCCGCATGCTTATCGGCCAGCACATCGCATTGACAGACCAGAGCCATCATCGCGACCCCACTTATGTCGGTATTATTTGTACCAAGACCAATGTCCAAGATCTCGCCCAGGAAGCCATTGAGAACGCCCGCTTTGTTTGTGAGGATCACTACGGTCTTTTCGAAGCTCCCAAGGTCCAACTCGTCTGCAACCCCAACCTGAACTTTATGTACGTTCCCGGTCATCTGTCGCACATGCTCTTCGAGACTCTCAAGAACTCTCTGCGCGCCGTTGTCGAAACGCATGGTATGGAGAAGCAAGCTTTCCCTGTTACAAAGGTTATTGTTGCCGAAGGCAAGGAAGATATCAccatcaagatctctgaCGAAGGCGGTGGCATCCCTCGAAGCGCTATCCCTCTCGTTTGGACTTACATGTACACCACTGTCGATCGCACACCAAGTTTAGATCCCGATTTCGATAAGAGCGACTTCAAGGCCCCGATGGCTGGTTTTGGATATGGTCTACCCATCTCACGTTTATACGCGCGCTACTTCGGCGGTGACTTGAAACTCATCAGTATGGAAGGGTAAGTGTTAGACAAACATACTTCCAACCCGCCTGAACAAACACGCCTATTCTGACTATGAACAAATCCGTCACTAACATTTCTTTCACAGATACGGCACCGACGTCTACCTCCACCTGAACCGtctttcatcatcctccgAACCTCTGCAATAGCAATTACATAGCGCCGGCGCACAGAACCTACAGGTTCCCCCTTGGGTTCTTCGCAAACGACTACAAGGCCGAAGCCGCGAGATATCGGAACGGAAACAGGTGGGCGATGCCGAGGCGGTGGTCAACGCGCCACCACGAAGCAACTATACCAGTCCACAGGAAGTCTAATGGGTTTTTTCTTACAATAAAGGGAATTATCGTCGCCCGCGGGAGAGCCGTGCGCCGGAGCAAAACACAGACGAGAATATATCGTGATACTACTATATCAGCAACTACTACAAGAAAcaacaagaggaagagaaacaagAAGGATCAGACGATGACGATTACAAGGCCGCCCACGATATGCCCGCAGCTATACCACGCCAACAGGAACGCACAGCTCACTTGGATATTcgaaagaggaggaaagaGGCTACTCGATTCGAGAGACGAGGATCCCACTACTCCCGAACACCGCACCATGTGGTTCACACAACCCGAGGGACCGCTCTCCATGGAGGCCAGTCTAAAAACCAACATTGGGAATCTCTACAGTCTCACAAAGCGTGCCGTTGCACGTATGTTTGGACGATAAACACCATTCGAGCTACGATTtggttattattatattctaGGTAAACTTCCCTCCCGCTTGAGATGGGAGAAAGAGGAACATCGTTTTATGCAACGATGAGGGCACATTGTATGATGCATTAAGTAtggaggggaagaagagggtgGTGACGATCGACATTATTGGGAGGCTGTCTTGTTGACAGAGCATGCAAGCATGTATATGGAACAAAAAATACTTCTACGGGAGTCTTGGTCATGGGTAGGAAATATCATTTGCACTTTGTTTTTCTGGTTAATTGATTTTGGCTTCGACTCCAATAACTGTGGTCGGGATGAGTATCCCCTGATTCCACGTTGATAAGAATTCTTCAACTTTGGGTGTGACGGCATATGAGATTCAACAGAAGTAAAGCAACACAACGCAAGTCAATTCACTAGGCTTTTCTACCTGTAATGGGCGGGGGGGCTACTAGCCTCAATCATTCTCATCCGCTTCCAATTCCGCTTTCGCTTCCGCTTCCATTATACCTCTCACTCAAGGAGATCGCTCAAGCCTGAGCTGTTGTGAGGGCAAATAAAGCAGTCATTTTCTCCTACCCGATGACGATCGCAAAAACAAGACCAAAAAAGAGAGACTCAAGAGACTAATCGGAAGCCTTGGTCAGCAGAAACAATTCTGGGTTGTGCTGCATGACGGCCTTCTTCTACTTGCTCAGGGCGTCAAACATGTTGCGACTCTTGGTGGAGTGGCTCGTTCGCTGGCGCCTGGATGAGCCCTCAGCTTGATCCATGATGCTAGGCTGAGGGAAGTAGCGCTGAAGAAAGAGTTagataataagttatttcttGTCATAAGCGCACCTACatcgttcttcttctgccatTTGTTGCCGGCCTGTGGGAGACGATTCTGTTTCAAGTCTTAGTCTGAGATCAAAGATTTATTAGTTCAGTAAACCTACTTTCTTTCCATCTCCCCACTTGTCCTCACATCGGGTTGAGACCTCCTTCATGGGAGGGATGTCGTCCCAGCCGTCGGCGAGTTTAGCCCCCTGGTCGCTGTCTTCAGTAGTTGATACTTCAGATGCTGAGCTGGACATGACGGTGGGGTTCTTGGACGCAGCGTGTCTCTGGCCCATAGCATCCCAAGCGTTGAAGGTGATCTTGCTGGcggcagcctcctcctccttgtctTTACGGAGGGTTGTTGCAGTCGAAACACTACCTGTGGTGCTTGAGGTGGCAGTTCGCTGGACTATTTTCAGGCcgcgaagatgaggaggtaAATCACTTGCCATTTGAGACACTTGCGGAAGAACAACCTTTGGGTTCGAGGATACAGAATCTTCATCAATAGACATGCCTGCGAAACGCTCTGGCAGCAAATTTTGGAGATGAGGGGGAAGTGTAGCACGGCTAGAAGTTGTTGACATGTTGTCGCCAGCCACACTGGATGTTGTGGACGCATAAGTTTGAGTCGTGGAGGAGTGAACCGCCTGAGATGAGCCTCGAACGACTTcgttgaagatcttgttgTCATTTTCGTTGTTTGGGTCTAAGCCAAGGGATTCAGGTGAAGTGATTGGTGCCTGTCTGATGTTAGTGACTCCATTCGATCTCCTCATGTCTATTGCTTACTCCGGGgagatcatcttcctcaaagaATTCAGCAACCTCAACAGGCGCATGATAACCTCGActcatcatgtcttcttcctctacgGAGATATGGCCCGTTGCTTTGGGTATCGGAATCACCGAGGGCTCCGCGACTACATCCCATGCGACACATTGGGTACATCGCTATTTCacattagctataatttgaTACCATAGCTCGAGAAAGTCCCTACCCAATCCTCAACTCTGCGCTGAGCCTTGGAGAAGGCAGCATATGGGAGTCTTCGGTGGCAGGCGGCGCAATCATGCTCCAAAACTGGAGTTGAACTATGTTCCTTGCAGACCATTCCGGTATTCCCAGGGTTAATCTCTCTGCCAGAGTCCATCAAGAAGCGGGTTTGTCTCTGTTGGGCCTTGGAGAACATGTCCCAGGGCTTCCACTCGTTGCCTGCAACGCAACGAAACCTGGCAAGGTTAGCAAGTTGAGCGCGAGGATATACAGAATAAGGGTCAATTTTACTGAGTTGTTGCAGACTCGTTGGCTTTACTATATATCACTTCCTTTTAGCTTTGTTTAAttctgatgttgatggacaAACTCACGGCTTGTAGCCtcctttgttgttgttgggcATCGCGATTGGCGGAAGGAGGTGATAGATGAGGATTCAGCTTGAGATCCTAGGGCAGATGAGATGTCTTCTGTGTTTTCGGATGATTTCAGCTGCGGGTGGGCAAATGATAGAAGAGTGATAGAGGAATGTTTGGGTTGTGTGCGCTCCTGCTGACTGCTTCAGGTCATCAAATGACAAACGGACACTCGGCGAattcagcagcctcagtCGCTGCTATTAGAAACAAATAGGATAATAGAATAGAATATCCTTTTCTGATGCTTGTGTCGGATCAAAAGAGGAGATccgatgatgttgagggttgagtgttgaggaagaaggaaggaaggtGCGAGGCTCGTGCGTTTGGGATATACTGATTTGCAGTGGAGGCTCTTGCAATGGCTTCAGTGGCAGTGAATCACTATCCCCAGTTAACCTCAGTTATCGATAAAGGACAATGCCCGTAGCTTGCAGGCGGGCAGCGGCAGTGTTTGGGGAGTGCCTGTTTGCTCTTCCTGCCTCAGGTTGATAACTACAACCTGGAGCACGCACTTTCAAGTCCCTCAAGTTGACATTTTGGCCGGGCAATTCTTTTCAGGTAAACGTTTCACTTTCTCGCTTTGAGGAAACCCCCTTTAATACTGTTGTGTCGGTCTATTATAGTGTTCTAAGTGTTGAAACTACTGTGATTTAAAGATGAACACGTACCAAGATAACCTTCTGTGGCGTTGGCAGCAAGCGAGGAGGGGATAAGGGGGAGGGGAAGAAGGGAAGAAGGGAAATCATCCTTTTGAATATTGTGCTGTGTAGGTATTTGAGTAAGCGTGTTACTGCAACTACCTTGGTAGTTCAGCAACACCATATCAAACAACTCATGCTTGTATATATCATTGATCATGTTTGCCATGAGGACGTAGCCCAAATCATGTAGAACAAGTATGAAAATAACTACAGGTCACAAATCAGATTACATGGTAGCTTCATTGGCGTAAGCCACTTGAAAGGACAACGTTTTGCAATTTCTCTGTTTGTTTTGATATGCAGCACTGACAGATCAATATTAAGAGCACACATATCTGAATTGAGGTAACAGCCATGTCAAATGCAATTCTGATACATGTATCACATATTATCTTCATGACAACTAGTAGCTGAACAGATATGAATATCACTTCTTGATAATCAAGCAAGTCTAAGATGGATGAGGCTCAACATAGACCCAC belongs to Fusarium musae strain F31 chromosome 9, whole genome shotgun sequence and includes:
- a CDS encoding hypothetical protein (EggNog:ENOG41); the encoded protein is MSWKASERLMDTIRHYARFPATGVSLRQMVQFGEKPSVGTLFRASQFLAEELPIRLAHRVQELDELPDGLNEMPSVIKVKDWYAQSFEEITQLPRPQLPSDIRSRLMKPSKAIGRNAFRLPAATPNPSIDEGEADGWGGLQNDNGKAKAAARRYFAIVDDSSDWPADLHLYNQRFAQTLHHIKRRHDGVVTTMAQGILEYKRRRQRMQIDSTIQSFLDRFYMSRIGIRMLIGQHIALTDQSHHRDPTYVGIICTKTNVQDLAQEAIENARFVCEDHYGLFEAPKVQLVCNPNLNFMYVPGHLSHMLFETLKNSLRAVVETHGMEKQAFPVTKVIVAEGKEDITIKISDEGGGIPRSAIPLVWTYMYTTVDRTPSLDPDFDKSDFKAPMAGFGYGLPISRLYARYFGGDLKLISMEGYGTDVYLHLNRLSSSSEPLQ
- a CDS encoding hypothetical protein (EggNog:ENOG41); this translates as MPNNNKGGYKPFRCVAGNEWKPWDMFSKAQQRQTRFLMDSGREINPGNTGMVCKEHSSTPVLEHDCAACHRRLPYAAFSKAQRRVEDWRCTQCVAWDVVAEPSVIPIPKATGHISVEEEDMMSRGYHAPVEVAEFFEEDDLPGAPITSPESLGLDPNNENDNKIFNEVVRGSSQAVHSSTTQTYASTTSSVAGDNMSTTSSRATLPPHLQNLLPERFAGMSIDEDSVSSNPKVVLPQVSQMASDLPPHLRGLKIVQRTATSSTTGSVSTATTLRKDKEEEAAASKITFNAWDAMGQRHAASKNPTVMSSSASEVSTTEDSDQGAKLADGWDDIPPMKEVSTRCEDKWGDGKKNRLPQAGNKWQKKNDRYFPQPSIMDQAEGSSRRQRTSHSTKSRNMFDALSK